Proteins encoded in a region of the Acipenser ruthenus chromosome 54, fAciRut3.2 maternal haplotype, whole genome shotgun sequence genome:
- the LOC131723342 gene encoding uncharacterized protein LOC131723342 yields the protein MEKTPKDHIRDTLDDLDENGLKRFKDKLGDTSFQGSKIAKGKLQHADSVEVADLLISTYTETHAAENTIKVLNAINQAQLAEQLKEKIKADATVGLPMLYPAFMSLFTIASLCADNIGTVKEKYQLRPRPNLQEGPMKDMNGAKKMSREQLKMARKIFSKRKRLANQRAKYTSHNTFLEWCLLRDVIPHRFLFKSGAHINVNDPENIFLQNILGECSIKSMQVENIKWLRRISEVELEIKKTNESYSNLMSLKLTQMIKKIDNFEKNTLNHLNDRKYKEFLQLLSTHMPYKILKNQIPNDNCVAEMENSHLDMAAEDQWHNDNNENKILEIEKDGQSFFRCLSTVLYGTQNNHTLLRCYITKHMSRNKNKSRFYIDEDSRKRTEKMKSSSSGIEAEIVAAADLLNRPIHIHMNTVAKECIKYEGTETSHPCHKQPINLLYRNNHFELITPKCNYNSYPANVSTANSQNQGKKQIPAHVRKKMPDRDLGKASNNINNDGVPKNKVMITKGQEVDTGFNSSDKTETVSQEALKRKGNKFVPAKRYINKDKLMTDLNEWERRRRQAEYFNEETLTESEQVSEHGIQIKRNCHMTPPDGRDTWLDMYIKEIRKGIVRYLKKKGKLNLTKHEEEELHESIGADSISIRPADKGSGIVIINTVDNMKAVETEMQNINTCEEVRTNYINNIKELRILVERLHRNGFISKELKNDMLPQNPRTGLVRGNPKMHKDKPPMRMIVSTTDNPTYVIAEIAEKQLQPHVESLPSYVKDTTQFLKRMTRIKTKLAENAILFCMDVKSLNPSVPRHEALEPCKEALDNRKEKAIIPTGEILNMTKADLENCCFTLFNKSSKQNDGTVTGSKLGMHFASTYVGKWEEMLMSKLDKKPFEYIRYVDDIFGIWTHGEKSLFQFHKVANNIHPNISVDLRWTKSEIEFLDTLVKLDQGSIKTYLYWKPTDMHQHLHASSAHPIHT from the exons ATGGAGAAGACGCCGAAGGATCACATTAGAGATACCCTAGACGACCTGGACGAAAACGGACTAAAACGGTTCAAGGACAAGCTGGGCGACACGTCGTTCCAGGGGAGCAAAATCGCCAAGGGGAAGCTTCAGCATGCGGACAGCGTTGAGGTAGCTGATTTGTTAATCAGCACCTACACCGAAACGCACGCCGCTGAGAACACGATCAAGGTTTTAAATGCCATTAACCAGGCACAACTGGCCGAACAGTTGAAAGAAAAGATTAAAGCCG ACGCTACAGTTGgactccctatgctttaccctgctttcatGAGTTTATTTACAATTGCATCGCTGTGTGCGGACAACATCGGTACAGTAAAG gaaaagtACCAATTGAGACCGAGACCTAATTTACAAGAGGGTCCTATGAAGGATATGAATGGAGCAAAGAAGATGTCCAGAGAACAACTCAAGATGGCCAGGAAAATTTTCAGCAAGAGAAAGAGATTAGCAAACCAGAGAGCTAAGTATACCTCTCACAATACATTTTTAGAGTGGTGTTTACTTAGAGATGTTATACCTCACAGATTTCTGTTTAAGTCAGGTGCACACATAAATGTGAATGAtccagaaaacatttttttacaaaacataCTTGGAgaatgttcaataaaatcaatgcAGGTGGAGAATATTAAATGGCTTAGAAGAATTAGTGAAGTTgaattagaaattaaaaaaacaaatgaatcataTTCTAATTTAATGTCGCTGAAATTAacacaaatgataaaaaaaatagacaatttTGAGAAGAATACGCTAAATCACTTAAATGACAGGAAATATAAAGAGTTTCTTCAATTACTTTCCACACATATGCCATATAAAATACTCAAAAATCAAATACCTAATGATAATTGTGTTGCAGAAATGGAGAATTCCCACCTTGATATGGCAGCGGAAGATCAGTGGCAcaatgataacaatgaaaataaaatattagagATAGAGAAAGATGGTCAAAGCTTTTTTAGATGTTTGAGTACAGTTTTGTACGGAACACAAAATAATCATACGTTATTAAGATGTTACATTACCAAACACAtgagcagaaacaaaaacaaatccagaTTTTACATTGATGAAGATTCTAGAAAACGCACTGAGAAAATGAAATCGAGCAGCAGTGGGATAGAGGCAGAGATTGTGGCTGCTGCAGATTTATTAAATAGACCAATACATATTCACATGAACACTGTGGCCAAGGAATGCATTAAATATGAAGGAACAGAAACTTCACATCCATGTCACAAACAACCTATTAATCTTTTATATAGAAATAATCATTTTGAGTTAATCACACCGAAATGTAATTACAATAGCTATCCAGCAAATGTATCAACTGCAAATAGTCAGAATCAAGGTAAAAAACAAATACCGGCACACGTAAGGAAGAAAATGCCAGACAGGGATTTAGGAAAAGcatcaaataatattaataatgatggAGTACCTAAAAATAAGGTCATGATTACTAAAGGTCAAGAAGTGGACACAGGATTTAATTCATCTGATAAAACAGAAACAGTCTCGCAGGAAGCATTAAAACGAAAGGGGAACAAGTTTGTTCCAGCAAAAAGATACATAAATAAGGACAAGTTAATGACGGATTTAAATGAATGGGAAAGACGAAGGAGGCAGGCAGAATACTTTAATGAGGAAACACTCACAGAATCAGAACAAGTAAGTGAACATGgaatacaaattaaaagaaacTGTCATATGACTCCTCCAGATGGAAGAGATACATGGTTAGACATGTATATAAAAGAAATTAGAAAAGGAATAGTAAGATAcctaaaaaagaaaggaaaacttAATTTAACTAAACATGAAGAAGAAGAGCTACATGAATCAATAGGGGCTGACAGTATCAGTATCAGACCTGCAGATAAGGGTTCAGGGAttgtaataataaacacagttgaCAATATGAAAGCAGTAGAGACTgaaatgcaaaatataaatacatgtgaagAAGTGAGAACTAATTACATTAATAACATAAAAGAATTGAGAATTCTAGTAGAAAGATTGCATAGAAATGGATtcatatcaaaagaattaaaaaatgacatgctCCCTCAAAATCCAAGAACAGGTTTGGTTAGAGGTAACCCAAAAATGCACAAAGATAAACCCCCGATGCGAATGATTGTTAGCACAACCGATAACCCAACATACGTTATTGCAGAAATAGCTGAGAAGCAGCTGCAGCCACATGTTGAAAGTTTACCTAGctatgttaaagatacaacacaATTTCTGAAAAGAATGACTAGAATAAAGACTAAACTTGCAGAgaatgctattttattttgcatggatgtaaaatccctgaACCCCAGTGTTCCCAGGCATGAAGCTTTAGAGCCATGTAAAGAGGCACTGGATAACAGAAAAGAGAAGGCCATAATACCCACAGGAGAAATATTAAACATGACCAAAGCAGATTTAGAAAACTGTTGTTTTACTTTGTTTAACAAAAGTTCTAAGCAGAATGATGGCACAGTGACAGGCTCAAAATTAGGCATGCATTTTGCAAGCACGTATGTGGGTAAATGGGAGGAAATGTTAATGAGTAAACTAGACAAGAAACCATTCGAATACATAAGATATGTGGATGACATCTTTGGAATATGGACTCATGGAGAaaaatctcttttccagtttcataaagtTGCAAATAATATCCACCCTAACATTTCAGTGGATCTACggtggacaaaatctgaaattgaattcttagataccttggttaaacttgatcaaggatctattaaaacatATCTTTACTGGAAGCCTACTGACATGCATCAGCACCTACATGCgtcatctgcacatcctatcCATACATAA